The following are encoded in a window of Anser cygnoides isolate HZ-2024a breed goose chromosome 33, Taihu_goose_T2T_genome, whole genome shotgun sequence genomic DNA:
- the UBAP2L gene encoding ubiquitin-associated protein 2-like isoform X2: MMTSVGTNRARGNWEQTQTQSQTQHKQRPQATAEQIRLAQMISDHNDADFEEKVKQLIDITGKNQDECVIALHDCNGDVNRAINVLLEGNPDTHSWEMVGKKKGVQGQKESGQTEPSEESKENRERDRDFSRRRGGPPRRGRGASRGREFRGQENGLDGGKSGGSSGRGTERGRRGRGRGRGGSGRRGGRFSAQGMGTFNPADYAEPASTDENYGNSNNNTWNNTGSFEPDDGTRLDFIGGEGSNYPRKFDTAPGTIHPGAWRAATEEWGTEDWNEDLSETKIFTASNVSSVPLPAENVTITAGQRIDLAVLLGKTPSSMENESTNLESSQAPSLAQPLVFSNSKQSAMAQPTSGNSFSHHSMVSMLGKGFGDVGEAKGSSTTGSQFLEQFKTAQALAQLAAQHTQPGSSTTASSWDLGSTTQTSSLVQYDLKNPTDSSVHSPFTKRQAFTSTSTMIEVFMQEKQPVVTASTTVPAPPSSPLPSKTNPVPQMSPGSSDNQSSSPQPAQQKLKQQKKKASLTSKIPALAVEMPGSADISGLNLQFGALQFGSEPVLAEYESTPTTSAAVSQSPSSLYTSTASESSSTISSNQSQESGYQSGTIQTATFTSQNSAQGPLYEQRSTQTRRYPNSISSSPQKDLTQAKNGFSSVQPTPLQTTQAVEGATGPAVKSDSPSAPSIAPLNDGVSASALLTTASQHSTALSSLSHSEELPSTTTAQLSSTLPTQQNSLSSSTSSGRTSTSTLLHTSVESEASLHSSASTFSTSSSTVSAAPPVVSVSSSLSSVSSLGLSLSSNSMVTASTRSSVATTSGKAPPNLPPGVPPLLPNPYIMAPGLLHAYPVYGYDDLQMLQTRFPLDYYSIPFPTPTTPLTGRDGSLSSNPYSGDLTKFGRGDASSPAPATTLAQPQQSQTQTHHTTQQTFLNPALPPGYSYTSLPYYTGVPGLPSTFQYGPAVFPVAPTSSKQHGVNVSVNASATPFQQPSGYGSHGYSAGVSVTSSNTGVPDISGSVYSKTQQSFEKQGFHTGTPAASFNLPSALGSGGPINPATAAAYPPTPFMHILTPHQQPHSQILHHHLQQDGQLPYLQMILCCQRQQEDQSGSGQRSQGSSIPQKSQANKSAYNSYSWGAN; the protein is encoded by the exons CATTCCTGGGAAATGGTCGGGAAGAAGAAGGGTGTCCAAGGACAGAAGGAGAGCGGACAGACAGAGCCaagtgaagaaagcaaagaaaaccgGGAGAGGGATCGGGATTTCAGCAGACGACGTGGCGGGCCGCCGAGGCGGGGGCGAGGTGCCAGCCGTGGAAGAGAGT TTCGGGGCCAGGAGAACGGACTGGACGGTGGCAAGAGTGGAGGCTCTTCTGGAAGAGGCACAGAGCGAGGGAGACGGGGACGTGGCCGAGGCCGAG GTGGCTCCGGAAGGCGGGGGGGAAGATTTTCTGCCCAAGGCATGGG AACTTTCAACCCGGCTGACTACGCTGAGCCGGCCAGCACGGACGAGAACTATgggaacagcaacaacaacacgTGGAACAACACTGGCAGTTTTGAACCGGACGATGGCACAA gaCTTGATTTCATTGGGGGTGAGGGGTCAAATTATCCCCGAAAATTTGACACTGCTCCTGGTACGATACATCCAG GTGCGTGGAGGGCAGCGACGGAAGAATGGGGCACGGAGGACTGGAATGAAGAT CTGTCTGAGACTAAGATCTTCACTGCCTCCAACGTGTCTTCAGTGCCTCTGCCCGCAGAGAATGTGACAATCACAGCTGGACAGAG AATCGACCTTGCAGTACTGCTAGGAAAGACTCCCTCTTCCATGGAGAACGAGTCAACAAACCTGGAGTCATCCCAGGCTCCTTCCCTGGCCCAGCCACTGGTGTTCAGCAATTCCAAGCAGAGTGCCATGGCCCAGCCGACCTCCGGTAACTCCTTCTCTCACCACAGCATG GTGAGCATGCTGGGGAAAGGGTTCGGAGATGTCGGGGAGGCCAAAGGCAGCAGTACCACGGGTTCTCAGTTCCTGGAGCAGTTCAAGACAGCCCAGGCTCTGGCTCAGCTGGCTGCTCAGCACacccagcctggcagcagcaccactgcttcctcctggGACCTGGGATCCACTACGCAGACCTCGTCTCTCGTGCAGTACG ATCTCAAGAACCCGACGGACTCTTCTGTGCATAGTCCCTTCACCAAGCGTCAGGCCTTCACGTCAACTTCAACCATGATCGAAGTGTTCatgcaggagaagcagcccGTGGTGACTGCCTCCACGACCGTGCCGGCACCCCCTTCTTCGCCGCTGCCCAGCAAAACCAATCCCGTTCCCCAAATGTCCCCGGGCTCCTCAGACAACCAGTCCTCCAGtccccagccagcacagcagaagctgaagcagcaaaagaaaaaagcgtCGTTAACATCCAAG ATTCCTGCACTTGCGGTGGAAATGCCTGGCTCAGCAGATATCTCAGGGCTAAACCTGCAGTTTGGGGCATTACAGTTTGGTTCGGAGCCTGTTCTGGCGGAGTACGAATCGACGCCCACCACGAGCGCCGCCGTTAGCCAGTCCCCGAGCAGCCTGTACACCAGCACCGCCAG TGAATCTTCATCCACAATTTCGTCCAATCAAAGCCAGGAGTCTGGTTACCAGAGCGGCACAATACAGACAGCAACGTTTACCTCCCAGAACAGCGCTCAGGGACCACTGTACGAACAGAGATCCACCCAGACGAGGCGATACCCAAATTCCATCTCCTCCTCGCCCCAGAAAGATCTGACCCAGGCCAAG aatgGTTTCAGTTCCGTACAACCCACGCCATTACAAACCACACAGGCCGTTGAAG GTGCTACGGGCCCCGCAGTCAAGTCCGattccccctctgctcccagtATCGCGCCTCTCAACGACGGGGTGTCTGCGTCGGCCTTGCTGACAACAGCCAGCCAGCACTCAACAGCTCTCAGCAGCTTGAGCCACAGCGAGGAGCTCCCCAGTACAACGACCGCCCAGCTCAGCAG TACGTTACCCACCCAGCAGAACAGTCTGTCCTCATCCACGTCCTCTGGGCGAACGTCAACCTCAACTCTTCTG cacaCAAGTGTGGAGAGTGAAGCAAGCCTCCATTCTTCTGCTAGCActttctccacctcctccagcacGGTATCAGCTGCCCCGCCAGTCGTCAGCGTTTCATCCAGTCTCAGCAGTGTCAGCAGCCTGGGCCTCAGCCTCAGCAGTAACTCCATGGTGACAGCCTCGACTCGCAGCTCCGTTGCAACGACATCAG gAAAAGCCCCTCCCAATCTCCCTCCTGGAGTCCCACCGTTGTTGCCTAACCCATACATCATGGCTCCAGGATTGCTACACGCCTATCCG GTGTATGGATATGATGACTTGCAAATGCTCCAGACGAGATTCCCGTTG gaTTACTACAGCATCCCGTTCCCTACGCCCACCACCCCGCTGACTGGAAGAGATGGCAGCCTGAGCAGCAATCCGTACTCTG GTGACTTAACAAAATTCGGTCGAGGTGATGCCTCTTCCCCCGCTCCTGCAACGACTCTGGCCCAGCCTCAGCAGAGCCAGACCCAGACTCACCACACCACGCAGCAGACGTTCCTGAACCCAGCGCTGCCTCCTGGCTACAGTTACACCAGTCTGCCGTACTACACAGGGGTACCAGGGCTCCCGAGCACCTTCCAGTACGGGCCCGCCGTGTTCCCT GTTGCTCCTACCTCTTCCAAGCAGCATGGTGTGAATGTCAGCGTCAACGCATCAGCGACCCCTTTCCAGCAGCCCAGCGGCTATGGCTCCCACGGATACAGCGCTG GTGTATCTGTGACATCCAGTAACACAGGCGTGCCGGACATCTCGGGCTCTGTCTACTCCAAAACTCAG CAATCCTTCGAGAAGCAGGGATTTCACACTGGAACCCCGGCAGCCTCCTTCAACCTGCCTTCGGCGCTGGGCAGCGGCGGCCCCATCAACCCGGCGACGGCGGCGGCgtacccccccacccccttcatGCACATCCTGACCCCGCATCAGCAGCCCCACTCGCAgatcctccaccaccacctgcaGCAGGACGGGCAG CTTCCATATTTGCAGATGATACTGTGCTGCCAACGCCAGCAGGAAGATCAG AGCGGCTCCGGGCAGCGCAGCCAAGGCAGCTCCATCCCCCAGAAATCCCAGGCCAACAAGTCTGCCTACAACAGCTACAGCTGGGGCGCCAACTGA